The following coding sequences lie in one Candoia aspera isolate rCanAsp1 chromosome 11, rCanAsp1.hap2, whole genome shotgun sequence genomic window:
- the DYNC1LI2 gene encoding cytoplasmic dynein 1 light intermediate chain 2, protein MRSLFVAAAVGKMAPVLAEKKLLEPDGPLSADLPSEEEEGQSLWFSILSEVSTRSRSKLPSGKNILVFGDDGSGKTTLLTKIQGAEHGKKGRGLEYLYLNVHDEDRDDQTRCNVWILDGDLYHKGLLKFAVSAESLQDTLVIFVADMSRPWTILESLQKWASVLREHIDKLKIPPEEMRDMEQQFVKVFQEYVEPEEGYQGSPQRRGPSGQDEENVALPLGENVLTHNLGIPVVVVCTKCDAMSVLEKEHDYREEHFDFIQSHIRRFCLQYGAALIYTSVKEEKNLDLLYKYIVHKKYGFHFTTPALVVEKDAVFIPAGWDNEKKISILHENFTTVKPEDAYEDFIIKPPVRKLVHDKELAAEDEQVFLMKQQSFLAKQPATPTRASESPARGPSGSPRPQGRTGPAAVPSASPIASVKKPDPAIKNNAASEGVLASFFNSLLSKKTGSPGSPGAGGVQSTAKKSGQKTVLTNVQEELDRMTRKPDSMVTANSSLTENEA, encoded by the exons ATGAGGTCACTCTTTGTGGCGGCTGCCGTTGGCAAGATGGCCCCGGTGTTGGCAGAGAAGAAGCTGCTGGAGCCGGACGGGCCCTTGTCTGCAGACCTCCCTAGCGAAGAGGAGGAAGGCCAGAGCCTCTG GTTCTCAATATTGAGTGAAGTCTCCACCCGGTCCAGGTCTAAGTTACCATCAGGCAAAAATATTCTTGTCTTTG GTGATGATGGTTCGGGCAAAACAACCCTGCTGACCAAAATCCAAGGAGCAGAGCATGGCAAGAAAGGAAGAGGGTTGGAATACCTGTACTTAAATGTCCATGATGAAGACAGAGATG ATCAGACCCGCTGTAATGTTTGGATTCTTGATGGTGATTTGTATCACAAAGGTCTCTTGAAGTTTGCCGTCTCAGCAGAATCATTGCAAGACACCCTCGTAATCTTTGTGGCAGATATGTCTAGGCCATGGACTATTCTGGAATCCTTACAAAAATGGGCAAGTGTCTTGCGTGAACATATTGATAAACTGAAAATCCCCCCGGAAGAAATGAGAGACATGGAGCAACAAT TTGTAAAGGTATTTCAGGAATATGTAGAACCTGAAGAAGGTTATCAGGGATCCCCACAAAGAAGAGGTCCATCTGGGCAAGATGAAGAGAATGTTGCTTTACCCCTTGGGGAGAATGTGCTGACTCACAATCTTGGGATCCCTGTGGTGGTAGTTTGCACAAAG TGTGATGCAATGAGTGTGTTAGAAAAAGAGCATGACTACAGGGAAGAACACTTCGATTTCATCCAGTCGCATATCCGTAGATTCTGCCTGCAGT ATGGAGCAGCCTTGATCTATACATCTGTTAAGGAGGAGAAGAACCTTGACTTGTTATATAAGTACATTGTACATAAAAAATATGGCTTTCACTTTACCACCCCTGCCTTAGTGGTAGAAAAGGATGCAGTTTTTAT ACCTGCTGGTTGggacaatgaaaagaaaatttcAATTCTGCATGAGAATTTCACAACAGTGAAACCAGAAGATGCGTATGAAGACTTCATCATAAAACCACCTGTAAGAAAG TTAGTTCATGATAAAGAACTTGCAGCAGAAGATGAACAGGTCTTTTTGATGAAGCAGCAG TCGTTCCTTGCTAAGCAGCCTGCAACCCCTACCAGAGCTTCT GAATCTCCTGCTCGTGGGCCTTCTGGCTCCCCCCGACCGCAAGGCAGGACAGGCCCTGCTGCTGTCCCCAGTGCCTCTCCGATAGCATCCGTCAAGAAACCAGATCCCGCTATTAAAA ATAATGCTGCAAGTGAAGGTGTGCTAGCCAGTTTCTTCAATAGTCTCTTGAGTAAAAAGACGGGTTCTCCTGGGAGTCCTGGTGCGGGAGGAGTGCAGAGCACAGCCAAAAAATCAG GGCAAAAAACTGTTTTGACAAATGTTCAAGAAGAGCTGGACAGGATGACTCGCAAGCCAGACTCGATGGTAACGGCCAACTCCTCTCTGACAGAGAACGAAGCTTGA
- the TERB1 gene encoding telomere repeats-binding bouquet formation protein 1 — translation MKTDLNLLLECLKYQMDHPASQKEALVTIYTVCQQNSAACDYFREIGGLMFVRNLAKSQVQSLVKEAALFTLGGLAENSVFCQQTLCTAELFEDLHMFLTNKDSSMNLKRMSVYVLLVLVSNNKSGQTYVRESGCLDILLQLFRAIPSESHMNLLDHKIDQYHLWSSVCSNLCACVNNPQNEENQKACSLVFPHAKDWLQSCMEPEIVRPICSFIGLTVANNSRMQNFFISIGGLAVLDELLAKLIHGSFGNSRNVKLAVVVTKTLDACIADNSAIGIHLPRYNFVPNLLKLLSYNILDSGEQFSIILTLGHCTEVCEENQYILVKNNGLPLMIQALTETQDEELNKAATFVLQNCKQITEKLSVKTSQRSFLVDERSKLEVDLQNKERILEDYWNEAKEILYRIKGLENEHEEENVRREVLIDDDIPQKKLLQAMTKHLQTNSSKQPSDNGKIYSEVKSPLQNFITNVQNSSKFENSSSSIEQLKSANRNSTDALLTQNDPNNLLHATEKMTTSSTNEVYITNKNSFHDFRKGDAQASEFFFKRPDFVVKSPTQKIQSTELQYPSSPSRRVCRVLTVPAKIRELRCSGCRIGGLSLNSRNFSKTLQSCQHLCEQHKIILEYEMQYKRKLKRSIISNKNTPTYNDGNHDVQRFFCKRSSTAGKELANLKWDAYSKNQTMEQNYSLQDEDLSENHPSEDENTETHLSDRSATTWKKRRRRIRKDFTSEEIKYILEGVRKMGHHWNSILWAYPFQKGRTNVDLAKKYRKLQNDYGAAITTTAKVYYALNMRSLSAFVPLQTIWALHATALGSARNSALHLALLQNGAAPQALHPPRGVMRKGRGQAELFIFTPVLCGKHSGVANEPAVPHAGARGP, via the exons ATGAAAACTGATCTGAATTTACTCCTTGAATGTCTTAAGTATCAAATGGACCACCCAGCTTCTCAGAAAGAAGCCTTGGTTACTATTTATACAGTTTGTCAACAAAACA GTGCTGCCTGTGATTATTTTAGAGAAATAGGTGGTTTGATGTTTGTGCGTAATCTTGCGAAGTCACAAGTGCAGAGTTTGGTTAAGGAAGCTGCTTTATTTACATTAGGAGGTTTAGCTGAGAATAGTG tgttctgCCAGCAGACGTTATGCACAGCTGAATTATTTGAGGATCTTCATATGTTTTTAACTAATAAGGATTCTAGTATGAATTTGAAAAGAATGTCTGTATATGTCTTACTAGTGCTGGTTTCAAATAACA agaGTGGACAAACATATGTGAGAGAATCTGGATGCCTTGATATTCTCCTACAATTATTTAG AGCAATTCCTTCAGAATCTCACATGAACCTTCTGGATCATAAAATTGATCAGTATCATCTGTGGTCTTCAGTTTGTAGTAATCTTTGTGCATGTGTCAACAATCCTCAGAATG AGGAAAATCAGAAAGCTTGTAGTCTGGTTTTTCCACATGCAAAAGACTGGTTACAAAGTTGTATGGAGCCTGAAATAGTTCGTCCAATATGTTCATTCATTGGGCTCACTGTCGCAAATAATT caagaatgcagaatttttttatttctattggtGGATTAGCTGTTTTGGATGAGCTTCTTGCCAAACTGATACATGGTTCATTTGGGAACAGTAGAAATGTAAAACTTGCTGTAGTGGTGACAAAAACTTTGGATGCCTGTATTGCTGATAACT CTGCCATTGGCATTCATTTACCGAGGTATAACTTTGTGCCTAACCTACTGAAACTGCTTTCTTACAACATTTTGGATTCAGGAGAACAATTCAGCATTATACTTACTCTTGGACATTGTACAGAAGTCTGTG aGGAAAATCAATATATTCTGGTTAAGAACAATGGCCTTCCACTTATGATTCAAGCACTAACTGAAACGCAGGATGAAGAACTAAATAAAGCTGCTACCTTTGTGTTGCAAAACTGCAAACAGATCA CTGAAAAATTGTCGGTGAAGACAAGTCAGCGTTCATTCCTAGTGGATGAAAGAAGTAAATTGGAAGTAGATTTGCAGAACAAGGAAAGGATTCTTGAAGATTACTGGAATGAAGCAAAAGAAATTTTATATAGAATCAAAGGCCTTGAAAATGAGCATGAAGAG GAAAATGTCAGAAGAGAAGTATTAATTGATGATGATATCCCTCAAAAAAAGCTTCTGCAGGCTATGACGAAACATCTTCAAACAAATTCCAGCAAGCAGCCTTCTGATAATGGCAAAATATATTCAGAAGTGAAGAGCCCACTACAAAATTTTATTACTAATGTGCAGAATAGTTCTAAATTTGAAAATAGTTCTTCCAGCATAGAACAATTGAAGTCTGCCAACAGGAATTCAACTGACGCTTTACTCACTCAAAATGATCCTAATAATCTTCTTCATGCAACTGAAAAAATGACAACATCCAGCACAAATGAAGTCTACAttacaaataaaaacagttttcatGATTTTAGAAAAGGTGATGCTCAAGCAAG TGAATTCTTTTTTAAGAGACCAGATTTTGTAGTAAAAAGCCCAACCCAAAAGATTCAAAGTACAG agctACAATATCCAAGCAGCCCAAGCAGAAGGGTGTGCCGTGTTCTGACTGTTCCTGCTAAAATAAGAGAACTCAGGTGTTCAG GTTGTAGAATAGGAGGACTTTCCTTAAACAGCCGAAATTTTAGCAAGACTCTGCAGTCTTGTCAACATTTATGTGAACAACACAAAATTATTCTAGAATATGAGATGCAATATAAAAGGAAGTTGAAAAGATCTATTATCTCTAACAAGAATACTCCTACATATAATGATGGTAACCACGATGTCCAGAGATTCTTTTGCAAGAGAAGCTCAACAGCCGGGAAAGAGTTAG CAAATCTTAAATGGGATGCATATTCAAAGAACCAAACAATGGAACAGAATTATAGTCTTCAAGACGAGGACCTGAGTGAAAACCATCCATCTGAAGATGAG AATACTGAAACTCATCTATCAGATAGGTCTGCAACAACCTGGAAAAAAAGGAGACGGAGAATCAGGAAAGATTTTAcatcagaagaaataaaatatattttggaaggtGTAAGGAAAATGGGGCATCATTGGAATTCAATTTTATGGGCCTACCCATTTCAGAAAGGACGGACAAATGTCGATCTTGCTAAGAAATACCGCAAGTTACAG aatGACTACGGAGCAGCTATTACCACGACGGCTAAAGTTTATTATGCTTTAAACATGCGCTCGCTCTCTGCTTTTGTGCCCCTGCAAACTATTTGGGCGCTTCACGCCACTGCTCTTGGCTCAGCGCGGAATTCAGCCCTGCATCTCGCGCTGTTACAAAACGGCGCGGCCCCGCAAGCCCTGCATCCTCCTCGAGGTGTGATGAGAAAGGGGCGGGGCCAAGCCGAGCTATTCATCTTCACTCCTGTATTGTGCGGGAAACATTCGGGCGTAGCCAACGAACCTGCAGTGCCCCATGCCGGCGCTAGGGGTCCCTAA